In one window of Desulforhabdus amnigena DNA:
- a CDS encoding tetratricopeptide repeat protein produces the protein MENERTIEDNSSRIRKVSFQKKKGQILVTFQEPHVTVQTGFLDAGPYKEGHYRLVLDFFTQKTPEKRVKTSAPTPDTKEGTKKISGKKPGDADKVSVSLETSQAAKTLDEVSMQFGNEKRDSTDEILQQADRCLLEKDNAKAFALYEELLKTASLGKERQTALYGLAESFFLMHQNDLVNHGPEALKRYNSALQEGSIPSRTPLALYRVGLCYLALKNVEKAKGYFKQVTQEYPEDPAAAASWLRLSEIYRGKKNYVEAIETAKALLKRSTSQPEKAEAYYYIGQNFALVGEHQQAVEAFQECLKLDQQFYLRKPDILKYMGQALSCLKYEDNSREFLLHYMNLTSNTDDRDLLLAKIMETLLSQHEERLANRLYSYLQVYYPDSEGASIGSIRRAEYLEAGDKRAQDEAIYLYRELSRKSLSPPLDGLVQFKLALWEWKNGNLEKSLSLIEDRPQGSLTDALHNEFVALREKVILDMLRQAFEQKKYDKVLGLYQGNIPMFQTLKDFDVFTIIGRSYEELQSYPEAMVCYNTVLENTGKENGKCLLNMAQCSFRMGKLEKALQFCRRIPAGDNEGQKNELMAKIFFAQGKYSETLQQLGHIFPKERKLTPDDFEWVNMYIECSIETGKYSDALSWIQKGLELLKDEDSGKRAQLCLLKSRCHKNLKQPAEAIKCLESALSLLQEEDLKGQLNYEISNLYLQIGDKQQAVQKLSQVLKSGSSFWQTAAQQQLDYIQLKEEGLKIF, from the coding sequence ATGGAAAATGAACGAACGATTGAAGACAATTCCTCCAGGATCCGAAAGGTCAGCTTTCAGAAAAAGAAGGGGCAAATTCTAGTCACCTTTCAAGAACCGCACGTGACTGTCCAAACCGGATTCCTGGATGCCGGCCCCTACAAAGAAGGGCATTATCGGCTGGTGCTTGACTTTTTTACCCAAAAGACTCCGGAGAAGCGGGTCAAAACCTCAGCCCCAACTCCAGACACTAAAGAAGGAACAAAAAAGATCTCCGGCAAGAAACCGGGCGACGCAGACAAGGTGAGCGTTTCATTGGAGACTTCCCAGGCGGCAAAAACACTTGATGAAGTTTCCATGCAATTCGGGAATGAGAAGAGGGATTCAACCGATGAGATTTTACAGCAGGCCGACCGATGCCTCTTAGAGAAGGACAATGCCAAAGCATTTGCTCTTTACGAAGAATTGCTGAAGACGGCATCACTGGGGAAGGAGCGGCAGACGGCCCTTTATGGTCTGGCCGAGAGCTTTTTCCTCATGCATCAGAATGACCTTGTCAATCATGGTCCTGAAGCTCTTAAACGCTACAATTCGGCTCTTCAAGAAGGCTCGATTCCTTCGCGCACCCCTTTGGCGCTCTATCGAGTCGGGTTGTGCTACCTTGCTTTAAAAAATGTCGAAAAGGCGAAAGGCTATTTCAAACAAGTCACACAAGAATATCCTGAAGATCCTGCAGCGGCTGCGAGTTGGCTGCGCCTATCAGAAATATATCGGGGGAAAAAAAATTATGTGGAAGCCATTGAAACGGCGAAGGCTCTCTTGAAGAGGTCCACTTCGCAGCCTGAAAAAGCTGAAGCATATTATTACATCGGACAAAATTTTGCCCTTGTGGGGGAACATCAGCAGGCTGTCGAGGCTTTCCAGGAGTGCCTCAAGCTCGATCAACAATTCTACCTCAGGAAACCCGATATCCTGAAATATATGGGGCAGGCTCTTTCCTGCTTGAAATACGAAGACAATAGCCGTGAATTCCTTCTTCATTACATGAACCTGACATCGAATACCGACGATAGGGACCTCCTTCTGGCAAAGATCATGGAAACCCTTTTGTCTCAGCATGAAGAACGTTTAGCGAACAGGCTCTACAGTTATTTGCAGGTCTATTATCCGGATTCGGAGGGTGCCTCCATCGGCAGTATCCGCAGGGCGGAATATCTGGAGGCTGGGGATAAAAGAGCTCAAGATGAGGCGATTTATCTCTATCGGGAACTTTCACGAAAATCGCTTTCACCCCCATTGGATGGTCTGGTTCAATTCAAACTTGCCCTCTGGGAGTGGAAAAATGGAAATCTCGAGAAGAGTTTGTCGCTGATCGAGGATAGGCCCCAAGGCAGCTTGACGGATGCTCTGCATAATGAGTTTGTAGCGCTTCGTGAAAAAGTGATCTTGGATATGCTCAGGCAAGCTTTCGAGCAAAAGAAATACGACAAGGTTCTGGGACTTTACCAGGGAAATATTCCCATGTTTCAAACTCTGAAAGACTTTGATGTCTTCACGATCATTGGCAGGAGCTATGAAGAACTGCAATCCTACCCGGAAGCAATGGTGTGTTACAACACTGTTCTCGAAAACACCGGAAAGGAAAATGGAAAATGCTTGCTGAATATGGCCCAATGTAGCTTTCGAATGGGTAAGTTGGAAAAGGCCCTTCAATTTTGTCGGCGGATTCCCGCTGGAGACAATGAAGGTCAAAAAAATGAACTTATGGCGAAAATTTTTTTTGCTCAAGGGAAATACTCGGAAACCCTTCAGCAGCTCGGTCATATTTTTCCCAAAGAAAGAAAGCTTACTCCAGACGATTTTGAGTGGGTCAATATGTATATTGAATGTTCTATCGAAACGGGAAAATATTCGGATGCCCTGTCATGGATTCAAAAGGGGCTTGAGCTTCTGAAGGATGAAGATTCAGGCAAACGGGCGCAGCTTTGCCTTTTGAAAAGCAGATGCCACAAGAATCTAAAACAGCCGGCGGAAGCCATCAAATGCCTGGAAAGTGCTCTCTCTTTGCTTCAAGAGGAAGACCTCAAAGGGCAGTTGAATTATGAAATATCCAACCTCTACCTGCAGATCGGCGACAAACAGCAGGCGGTTCAAAAGCTGTCGCAGGTCCTCAAGTCGGGCAGTTCCTTTTGGCAGACTGCTGCGCAGCAGCAGCTGGACTACATACAGCTCAAGGAAGAAGGGCTGAAGATATTTTGA